In Aestuariibaculum lutulentum, one DNA window encodes the following:
- a CDS encoding beta-glucosidase, protein MKKIKVYITVMAVSVLALTSCKSKTTPLLGKSSIEDVIEAMTLEEKVALVVGTGLKFGDSIDKNSPFPIPNQPVPGSLAAKSKVYVSGAVGRTLEIPRLGVNTIEMVDGPAGVSFMSRSTAYPIGTALSSSWDVDLVHKIGECMGNETLEYGLDILLAPAINIHRNPLTGRNFEYFSEDPLLSGKMGAALVNGIQSQGAGTSLKHFVANNQETNRIEVDAIISERALREIYLKGFEIAIKESNPWTLMASYNSVNGNLATENYDLLTKVAREDWGYEGIIMSDWEAGKDPVKQMKTGLNLLMPGPYQDTVLLQAVKDKKLDEKVLDENISWILKGAMKVQKFKDYKYSNKPNLEENASIARSAAAQGMVLLKNENQALPLLDKGQNLALFGNGSYETIVGGSGSGFVMRAGPTVHIIEGLKNQNFNVSKSLEDTYTAYISENTPPTGMIDMTRGRKKRAPEMLLDEKLIQTMANESDLAIITIARISGETADRSIEGNFKLTEVELSNINNVSQAFHAKGKKVVVVLNIGGVIETASWKDLPDSILIAWQPGQEAGNSIADVLSGNVNPSGKLTASFPMKYEDEPSANNFPGTPADNPKHVIYEEGIYVGYRYYNTFGVETSYPFGFGLSYTNFSFGDLSLSSTEFKDELEASITVTNEGELSGKEVVQLYVSAPTGNLEKPVQELKAFAKTKNLAPKESQTITFKIDISSLTSFDAEESAWIAEAGQYIVKIGVSSEDIKAEKSFNLGKDRVVQKVNRALIPQVKINELSAKQ, encoded by the coding sequence ATGAAAAAAATAAAAGTTTACATCACGGTAATGGCAGTATCAGTACTGGCATTAACATCGTGTAAAAGTAAAACCACTCCATTATTAGGCAAATCTTCCATTGAGGATGTAATTGAAGCCATGACCTTAGAAGAAAAGGTGGCATTAGTTGTTGGTACAGGCTTAAAATTTGGAGATTCTATTGATAAAAATTCACCCTTTCCAATTCCTAATCAACCAGTACCAGGCAGTTTAGCTGCAAAATCGAAGGTGTATGTTAGTGGTGCAGTAGGTAGGACGTTGGAAATTCCTCGTCTTGGTGTTAATACAATTGAAATGGTTGATGGCCCGGCAGGAGTAAGTTTTATGTCTAGAAGTACAGCCTATCCTATTGGTACAGCACTTTCAAGTTCTTGGGATGTAGATCTTGTACATAAAATTGGAGAGTGCATGGGTAATGAGACACTTGAGTATGGATTAGATATCCTTTTAGCTCCGGCTATCAATATTCATAGAAACCCGTTAACTGGGCGTAATTTTGAATATTTTTCTGAAGATCCATTATTGTCTGGAAAAATGGGGGCGGCTCTTGTAAATGGAATTCAATCTCAAGGCGCTGGAACATCATTAAAGCATTTTGTGGCAAATAACCAGGAAACTAATCGTATTGAAGTAGATGCTATCATAAGTGAAAGAGCATTGAGAGAAATTTATCTTAAAGGTTTTGAAATTGCTATTAAGGAATCAAATCCTTGGACATTAATGGCCTCTTATAATTCAGTGAATGGAAATTTAGCCACTGAAAATTATGATTTACTTACTAAAGTAGCTAGGGAAGATTGGGGATATGAAGGTATAATTATGTCAGACTGGGAAGCAGGTAAAGATCCTGTTAAACAAATGAAAACTGGACTTAATTTGTTAATGCCAGGACCTTATCAAGATACCGTGTTGTTACAGGCGGTAAAGGATAAGAAATTAGATGAAAAGGTATTGGATGAAAACATAAGTTGGATTTTAAAAGGGGCTATGAAAGTTCAAAAATTCAAAGATTATAAGTATTCAAATAAGCCTAATCTTGAAGAAAATGCCAGCATAGCCAGAAGTGCAGCTGCACAGGGTATGGTGTTACTTAAAAATGAAAATCAAGCATTACCATTATTAGATAAAGGGCAAAATTTAGCATTGTTCGGTAACGGGTCATATGAAACAATCGTAGGTGGATCAGGTAGTGGATTTGTGATGAGAGCTGGGCCTACTGTACATATAATTGAGGGGTTGAAAAATCAAAATTTCAATGTTTCAAAATCACTTGAAGATACATATACTGCTTATATTTCTGAAAACACACCTCCTACAGGAATGATAGATATGACTAGGGGAAGAAAGAAAAGAGCTCCTGAAATGTTGTTAGATGAAAAATTAATTCAAACAATGGCAAATGAATCTGATTTAGCAATAATAACGATAGCTAGAATATCAGGTGAAACCGCAGATAGAAGTATCGAAGGGAATTTTAAGCTTACAGAGGTAGAGCTAAGTAATATTAATAATGTTTCACAAGCATTTCATGCAAAAGGAAAGAAGGTTGTTGTGGTTCTAAATATAGGAGGAGTTATTGAAACAGCCAGTTGGAAAGATTTACCGGATTCAATTTTAATAGCTTGGCAACCTGGTCAAGAAGCTGGGAATTCTATTGCAGATGTGTTAAGTGGGAATGTTAATCCTTCAGGAAAATTGACGGCATCATTTCCTATGAAATATGAAGATGAACCTTCAGCAAATAATTTCCCAGGTACTCCGGCTGATAATCCTAAACACGTAATCTATGAAGAAGGTATTTATGTGGGATATCGCTATTACAATACTTTTGGAGTAGAAACATCTTATCCTTTTGGCTTCGGATTAAGTTATACAAACTTTTCTTTTGGTGACTTATCCTTGAGTAGTACAGAATTCAAGGATGAACTAGAAGCTAGTATTACTGTAACAAATGAAGGAGAATTAAGTGGAAAAGAAGTGGTGCAGTTATATGTATCAGCACCAACTGGTAATCTTGAGAAACCTGTTCAGGAGTTAAAAGCTTTTGCTAAAACTAAAAATTTAGCACCCAAAGAATCACAAACCATAACCTTTAAAATTGATATTTCAAGTTTAACATCTTTTGACGCAGAAGAATCTGCCTGGATTGCTGAAGCTGGGCAATATATAGTGAAAATAGGTGTGTCTAGTGAAGATATTAAAGCAGAGAAATCATTTAATCTAGGAAAAGATAGAGTAGTGCAAAAGGTAAATAGGGCGCTTATTCCACAAGTAAAGATTAACGAATTATCAGCTAAACAATAA
- a CDS encoding glycoside hydrolase family protein → MKRLYTIILLVFAFNAFSQNQDYEGLWHLKGEGSFAHSKMYLKFKYEGEELVGAFKNDDGDPDLIYKKESTDSTLTVYFTTAGTPANIILTKVEGDEDYMKAKLLGRFNLKAERLAQGSDFDFEIPDPSTGGPPEEIRRNLMAQGASGSGEVATAVATNFVNSTIKVDADKKIGELIRTERYNNLTDHHLFTEQRDADVTFYNEQGLHGKIYKLWIYDADFYNPETKTYDYSKYADYIEDTSKLSDHLMFNMNGRGITGDWGVSVDESKKILVNILTDLKSKYPAFTYIEVLNEPDYEKRLTPTQYYGVYKVFYQAVNEVNKNLNPKYPLQVGGPSTAQFDLNWITTFLEEYSKDSSKDKRLDFISYHGYFTKPGKEYKFYKDNPSLVKDQRSILEKEMTSRGISTEIPTFITEMGVYPGPLFDDYGNMKNDRLRQAAGVMSINYWYLNSKNSYPFNWVLRHQTEGRKDQLVTRDSAGGDMIHTRKFTPYGNSVLMVSKMKKNRLEVSSSSELDEGKGVYSIASSDESGVSIMIWNYQSKNTVGYDLDLLVENLPKSFKKKSVKVKTGLIDAEHSNYQYNLDNCNLSMVETTIKPLKEGVFKTKLSLQPNALYLVVLESE, encoded by the coding sequence ATGAAACGATTATATACAATTATACTACTTGTTTTTGCATTCAATGCTTTTTCTCAAAATCAAGATTATGAAGGTCTATGGCATCTTAAAGGAGAAGGATCGTTTGCACATAGCAAAATGTATTTGAAATTTAAATATGAAGGAGAAGAGTTAGTTGGAGCATTTAAGAATGACGATGGTGACCCGGATTTAATTTATAAAAAGGAATCTACAGATTCAACTTTAACAGTATACTTTACAACGGCAGGTACTCCAGCAAATATTATACTAACCAAGGTTGAAGGAGATGAAGATTACATGAAGGCAAAATTGCTTGGCAGGTTTAACTTAAAAGCAGAAAGATTAGCACAAGGCAGTGATTTTGATTTTGAAATCCCAGATCCAAGTACTGGAGGTCCACCAGAAGAAATTCGTAGAAATTTAATGGCTCAGGGAGCGTCTGGATCAGGTGAAGTAGCAACAGCTGTGGCAACAAATTTTGTTAATTCAACTATTAAAGTAGATGCCGATAAAAAGATAGGAGAATTAATAAGAACAGAGCGTTATAATAATTTAACAGATCACCACTTATTTACAGAACAGAGAGATGCAGATGTGACATTTTATAATGAACAGGGATTGCACGGTAAAATTTATAAATTGTGGATTTATGATGCAGACTTCTATAATCCAGAAACTAAAACCTACGATTATAGTAAGTATGCCGACTACATTGAGGATACAAGTAAGCTTTCTGATCACTTAATGTTCAATATGAATGGACGTGGAATTACAGGTGATTGGGGTGTTTCGGTAGATGAGAGTAAAAAGATTTTGGTAAACATACTAACGGATTTAAAATCAAAGTATCCTGCTTTCACTTACATTGAAGTATTAAATGAACCAGATTACGAAAAGAGATTAACTCCAACACAATACTATGGTGTTTATAAGGTGTTTTATCAGGCAGTTAATGAAGTAAATAAAAACCTTAACCCTAAATATCCATTACAAGTTGGAGGGCCTTCAACTGCTCAGTTTGATTTAAATTGGATTACTACATTTTTAGAGGAATATAGTAAGGATTCATCTAAAGATAAGCGATTGGACTTCATTTCATATCACGGATATTTTACAAAACCAGGAAAGGAATATAAATTTTATAAAGACAATCCGAGTTTAGTTAAAGACCAAAGATCAATCTTAGAAAAGGAAATGACAAGTAGAGGCATATCCACAGAGATACCGACCTTTATTACAGAAATGGGGGTTTATCCAGGACCTCTATTTGACGATTATGGTAATATGAAAAATGATCGTTTGCGTCAAGCAGCGGGCGTTATGTCTATCAACTATTGGTATCTTAATAGTAAGAATTCATATCCTTTTAATTGGGTTTTAAGACATCAAACAGAAGGAAGGAAAGATCAATTAGTTACTAGGGATTCAGCTGGAGGAGATATGATTCATACAAGAAAATTTACGCCATATGGAAATTCTGTACTTATGGTGTCAAAGATGAAGAAAAACAGGTTAGAGGTATCAAGCTCATCAGAATTGGATGAAGGTAAAGGTGTTTATTCCATTGCAAGTTCAGATGAATCGGGAGTTTCTATTATGATATGGAACTATCAAAGTAAAAATACTGTGGGTTATGATTTAGATTTACTCGTTGAAAATCTTCCAAAATCTTTTAAGAAGAAGAGTGTTAAGGTTAAAACAGGGTTAATTGATGCTGAGCATAGTAATTATCAGTACAATTTAGATAATTGTAATTTAAGCATGGTTGAAACTACCATAAAGCCTTTAAAAGAAGGAGTTTTTAAAACCAAACTTTCATTACAGCCTAATGCACTTTATTTGGTTGTATTAGAGTCAGAATAA
- a CDS encoding DUF6268 family outer membrane beta-barrel protein, producing the protein MQILICKLRFLLIIFLLFILSVSLNAQELKDTITYNRLHKFPLLTLDQFYYPNTTFNTNIGQGEIEVNEQRLSMQAAIPLKGKKTYLFSSLNYTLFHYNTVFDQNSLTINESYHSIQYSLGLIKILPKQWKLIFNITPTLASDFHNNLSSEDFTFQISALATKRSSQSVQYGFGLAYTSRFGNLTIIPLFSLTYKRDKWLTLAVIPAYIGQYFEFNDKYKVGVKAAVGGDLYNVNFDEINSPLNLNKFSYSRVTLGPEFVFKLIGDLYVNAGGGFTVRNVFEVEDRQQNKKLEFTFKNRMFFNLGIRILK; encoded by the coding sequence ATGCAAATTCTTATATGTAAATTAAGATTTCTACTTATAATATTTTTACTTTTTATTTTGTCTGTTTCTTTAAATGCTCAAGAATTAAAGGACACAATAACATATAATAGACTTCATAAGTTTCCTTTGCTCACGTTAGATCAATTTTATTACCCAAATACAACTTTTAATACCAATATTGGTCAGGGTGAGATAGAAGTTAATGAGCAACGACTGTCCATGCAAGCGGCTATTCCATTAAAAGGTAAAAAAACGTATCTGTTTAGCAGTTTAAATTATACGTTATTCCATTATAACACTGTTTTTGATCAAAATTCATTGACGATAAATGAAAGCTACCATTCAATTCAGTATTCTTTGGGTTTGATTAAAATTTTACCAAAACAATGGAAATTAATTTTTAATATAACACCTACACTGGCATCGGATTTTCATAATAATTTAAGTTCCGAAGATTTTACTTTCCAGATTTCTGCTTTGGCAACTAAAAGATCAAGTCAAAGTGTTCAATATGGTTTTGGGTTAGCTTATACCAGTCGGTTTGGAAATTTAACAATCATTCCACTTTTTAGTTTAACCTATAAAAGAGACAAATGGCTTACTTTGGCTGTAATTCCTGCCTATATTGGCCAATATTTTGAGTTTAATGACAAATACAAAGTGGGTGTTAAGGCAGCTGTTGGCGGAGATTTGTATAACGTAAATTTTGACGAAATTAATTCTCCACTAAATTTAAACAAGTTTTCATATTCTAGGGTGACGTTAGGGCCAGAGTTTGTATTTAAACTCATCGGGGATTTATATGTGAATGCAGGGGGTGGATTTACTGTTAGAAACGTTTTTGAAGTAGAAGATAGACAGCAAAATAAGAAACTAGAATTTACTTTCAAAAATAGAATGTTTTTTAATTTAGGAATAAGAATTTTAAAATAG